A window of Pedobacter lusitanus contains these coding sequences:
- the dxs gene encoding 1-deoxy-D-xylulose-5-phosphate synthase codes for MENFKSPLLPNINYPADLKQYKEDDLEQISQELRQYIIDTVSVNGGHFSSSLGVVELTVALHYVLNTPYDKLVWDVGHQAYGHKILTGRKSVFHTNRLLNGISGFPNISESEYDTMGVGHSSTSISAALGMAVASQLKGEKDRQHVAVIGDGSMTAGLAFEGLNHAGIENSNLLVILNDNCMSIDPNVGALKEYLTNITTSKSYNRFRDDISNVLIKLSELGPNAHKFVKKIEKSIKGTLLNQSNLFESLNFRYFGPVDGHDVKKLAAVLKDLKDIPGPKLLHCVTVKGKGFALAEKDQTKWHAPGLFDKITGEIKKSVTDKPQPPKYQDVFGHTLVELAEANKNIVGITPAMPSGSSMNIMMKAMPDRAFDVGIAEQHAVTFSAGLATQGMLPFCNIYSSFMQRAYDQVIHDVAIQNLNVVFCLDRAGFAGSDGATHHGAYDLAYMRCIPNMTVAAPMNEEELRNLMYTAQLENMGPFSIRYPRGNGVMVDWKRPFKTIEVGKGRKICDGEEVAILTIGNVGNFAVEACKDLNTEGIHPAHYDMRFVKPLDEALLHDVFKRYKKIITVEDGCLQGGMGSAVLEFMADHHYQANVIRLGIPDKVVDHGEQSELWAICGYDKTGIIETVKKMVVGRTTATIAS; via the coding sequence ATGGAAAACTTCAAATCTCCATTACTACCAAACATAAATTATCCTGCTGACTTAAAGCAGTATAAAGAAGATGATCTGGAACAAATCAGCCAGGAATTACGTCAGTACATCATTGATACTGTTAGCGTAAACGGGGGCCATTTTTCTTCCAGTCTTGGTGTTGTAGAGCTTACTGTTGCTTTACATTACGTTCTGAATACTCCTTATGATAAATTAGTCTGGGACGTGGGCCATCAGGCTTACGGCCATAAAATTCTTACCGGCAGGAAATCTGTCTTTCATACCAACCGGTTACTTAATGGTATAAGCGGTTTTCCGAATATCAGTGAAAGTGAATACGATACCATGGGTGTTGGTCACTCTTCTACCTCAATTTCTGCAGCATTGGGTATGGCTGTAGCTTCACAGTTAAAAGGTGAAAAAGACCGTCAGCATGTAGCCGTAATTGGTGATGGTTCAATGACTGCCGGACTTGCTTTCGAAGGACTTAACCACGCTGGAATTGAAAATTCAAACCTGCTGGTTATTCTGAATGACAACTGCATGTCTATTGATCCGAATGTTGGTGCACTTAAAGAATATTTAACAAATATTACCACTTCTAAATCTTATAACCGGTTCAGGGATGATATTTCAAATGTACTGATCAAACTTTCTGAACTTGGTCCTAATGCACATAAATTCGTCAAAAAGATAGAGAAGAGCATCAAAGGGACTTTATTGAATCAAAGCAACCTTTTTGAATCGTTAAATTTCAGATATTTTGGCCCGGTTGATGGTCACGACGTGAAAAAATTAGCTGCTGTGCTGAAAGATCTTAAAGATATTCCCGGCCCCAAGCTATTACATTGTGTAACTGTTAAAGGAAAAGGCTTTGCATTAGCAGAGAAGGATCAGACCAAATGGCATGCGCCAGGTCTTTTTGATAAGATCACCGGTGAAATTAAAAAGTCTGTAACTGATAAACCGCAGCCACCAAAATACCAGGATGTTTTCGGACATACACTGGTTGAACTTGCTGAGGCTAATAAAAATATTGTAGGGATTACCCCTGCTATGCCTTCGGGATCATCGATGAACATCATGATGAAAGCAATGCCTGACCGCGCATTTGACGTGGGTATTGCTGAACAGCATGCGGTTACTTTCTCTGCCGGATTAGCAACGCAGGGCATGCTGCCTTTCTGTAATATTTATTCCAGTTTTATGCAGCGCGCTTATGATCAGGTGATCCATGATGTGGCTATACAAAACTTAAATGTTGTTTTTTGTCTGGATCGTGCAGGTTTTGCAGGTTCTGACGGCGCAACGCACCACGGTGCTTATGATCTGGCTTACATGCGCTGTATACCTAACATGACTGTTGCTGCCCCAATGAACGAAGAAGAGCTCAGAAACCTGATGTATACGGCACAGCTGGAAAACATGGGGCCTTTTTCTATTCGTTACCCCAGAGGAAATGGAGTGATGGTAGACTGGAAACGTCCTTTCAAAACTATTGAGGTTGGAAAGGGCAGAAAAATTTGTGATGGAGAGGAAGTCGCTATTCTGACTATCGGAAACGTGGGTAACTTCGCTGTTGAAGCTTGTAAAGACCTAAATACGGAAGGTATTCATCCGGCACATTATGATATGCGTTTTGTTAAACCTCTGGATGAGGCTTTGCTGCATGATGTTTTTAAACGCTATAAAAAAATAATCACTGTAGAAGATGGCTGTCTGCAAGGCGGGATGGGTTCAGCAGTTCTGGAATTTATGGCTGATCACCATTACCAGGCCAATGTAATCCGTCTGGGTATTCCGGATAAGGTTGTTGACCATGGGGAACAGAGTGAGTTATGGGCAATCTGTGGTTATGATAAGACCGGAATTATAGAAACGGTAAAAAAGATGGTGGTGGGCAGAACAACTGCTACTATCGCTTCTTAA
- the glyA gene encoding serine hydroxymethyltransferase, with the protein MERDTLIFDLIDRELDRQENGLELIASENFVSKQVMEAAGSVLTNKYAEGLPGKRYYGGCQVVDEVENIAIERAKKLFGAEWVNVQPHSGAQANAAVMLAVIQPGDKILGFDLSHGGHLTHGSPVNFSGKLYQPLFYGVKKEDGLIDYAKLEEVALAERPKLIICGASAYSREWDYAFIRSVADKIGALVLADISHPAGLIARGLLANPLPHCHIVTTTTHKTLRGPRGGLIMMGKDFENPFGLKTPKGETRMMSSVLDMAVFPGTQGGPLEHIIAAKAIAFGEALSDEYLVYIKQVQANAQAMAKAFVNRGYGIISGGTDNHLMLIDLRNKNITGKVAENALEKADITVNKNMVPFDDKSPFVTSGIRVGTAAITSRGFKEQEMEKIVDLIDQVLTNPEDDAHLSEVRRQVTELVAGFPLYK; encoded by the coding sequence ATGGAACGAGATACTTTAATTTTTGATTTGATTGACAGGGAATTAGACCGTCAGGAAAATGGCCTTGAGCTGATTGCTTCAGAGAATTTCGTAAGCAAACAGGTAATGGAAGCTGCGGGTTCAGTATTAACTAACAAGTATGCTGAAGGCTTACCAGGCAAACGTTATTATGGCGGTTGTCAGGTAGTTGATGAGGTTGAGAACATTGCGATTGAACGTGCAAAAAAACTATTTGGTGCTGAATGGGTAAATGTTCAGCCGCACTCTGGTGCACAGGCTAATGCAGCTGTGATGCTGGCAGTAATACAACCTGGCGATAAGATTCTGGGATTTGACCTGTCACATGGCGGGCACTTAACACACGGTTCTCCTGTTAATTTTTCAGGTAAATTGTATCAACCACTTTTCTACGGAGTAAAAAAAGAAGACGGGCTGATTGACTATGCAAAACTGGAAGAAGTGGCTTTGGCTGAACGTCCAAAACTGATTATCTGCGGTGCATCTGCTTATTCAAGAGAATGGGATTATGCATTTATCCGTAGCGTAGCTGATAAAATTGGTGCATTGGTTCTTGCTGATATATCACATCCTGCAGGACTGATTGCAAGAGGCTTGCTGGCTAACCCGCTTCCGCACTGTCATATTGTAACCACAACGACCCATAAAACACTGCGTGGTCCTCGTGGCGGACTGATCATGATGGGTAAAGATTTTGAAAATCCATTTGGTTTGAAAACTCCTAAAGGGGAAACCAGAATGATGTCATCCGTTTTAGATATGGCTGTTTTCCCTGGAACTCAGGGTGGACCATTAGAGCATATTATTGCAGCTAAAGCAATTGCATTTGGCGAAGCTTTAAGTGACGAATATCTTGTTTATATCAAGCAGGTACAGGCTAATGCTCAGGCAATGGCAAAAGCATTTGTGAACAGAGGTTACGGTATCATCTCCGGAGGTACAGATAATCACTTAATGCTGATCGATCTGCGTAATAAAAATATAACTGGAAAAGTTGCAGAAAATGCGCTTGAAAAAGCAGATATTACCGTGAACAAGAATATGGTGCCGTTTGACGATAAATCTCCTTTTGTAACTTCAGGTATACGTGTAGGAACTGCTGCAATCACAAGCAGAGGATTTAAAGAGCAGGAAATGGAGAAAATTGTTGATTTAATAGATCAGGTTTTAACTAATCCGGAAGATGATGCCCATTTGAGTGAAGTGAGAAGACAAGTGACTGAATTGGTTGCAGGTTTTCCATTATACAAGTAA
- a CDS encoding sensor histidine kinase yields the protein MSTQLKDTMIKNSDFSALATNFRDYITRNKIIYERDQLIEDLTTRNQDLNQFAYITSHNLRAPLSNLIGLIDILNYDHLDEYNKTIVDMFRDSASKLNETIYDLTQMLSIKSNKKVIVEDVSVSCIFKKVCNYFNKQILKLGINMHTDFLCEMIPFPKSYLESVLMNLMSNSIKYSSAGRPLRIEIITRKNEDGNVVLIFTDNGIGIDLTRYSDKIFELNQRFHSHVIGSGVGLFITKTQVTSMGGRITVDSEVDKGTAFTITFKSI from the coding sequence ATGTCAACTCAATTGAAGGACACTATGATTAAAAACTCAGACTTTAGTGCATTGGCGACTAATTTTCGCGATTATATCACCCGAAATAAAATAATCTACGAGAGAGATCAGCTGATAGAAGATCTGACTACCAGAAATCAGGATCTGAATCAGTTTGCCTATATTACTTCACATAATCTCCGTGCCCCTTTATCTAATCTGATCGGCCTCATTGATATTCTCAATTACGACCATCTGGATGAATATAATAAAACAATTGTAGACATGTTCAGGGATTCAGCTTCCAAGCTGAATGAGACTATTTATGACCTGACACAAATGCTAAGTATTAAAAGCAATAAAAAAGTAATCGTAGAAGACGTTAGTGTTTCCTGTATATTTAAAAAAGTCTGCAATTATTTCAATAAACAAATCCTCAAACTGGGAATTAATATGCACACTGATTTCCTGTGTGAGATGATTCCGTTTCCCAAAAGCTATCTGGAAAGTGTACTCATGAACCTGATGTCCAACTCCATAAAGTATAGTTCGGCCGGCAGACCACTGAGAATCGAAATTATTACCAGGAAAAATGAGGATGGAAATGTAGTGCTTATTTTTACTGATAATGGTATAGGAATCGACCTCACCAGATATAGTGATAAAATTTTCGAACTCAATCAGCGTTTTCACAGCCATGTTATCGGAAGTGGCGTCGGCTTGTTTATTACCAAAACCCAGGTCACTTCAATGGGGGGCAGAATCACTGTTGATAGTGAAGTGGACAAGGGCACTGCTTTCACGATTACGTTCAAATCAATATAA
- a CDS encoding PRC-barrel domain-containing protein — protein sequence MEHKENEHEIKNLSALSSSVFAVKDGQPDIIKWKVVNSAQQFIGTITDLLFDREQQKVRYLVLNLKGNVWHIEEREVLIPVGVAELNKDTEQATLPNITAQQISVLPDYKKGNSIVSTDSEVYGHKDFDEASEDAKKSHGSYTDHIPYQIITKVYQEENKAETAYRLLISNGFTEGDIKITIYNPLNGVTDLLGNKNTDYTGDGSRDEYILSLAANTAAEATLAHLLLNNNDA from the coding sequence ATGGAACACAAAGAGAATGAACACGAGATAAAAAATCTAAGCGCATTAAGCAGCAGTGTTTTTGCGGTTAAAGATGGCCAGCCAGATATTATTAAATGGAAAGTTGTCAATTCAGCTCAGCAATTCATAGGTACAATCACTGATTTATTATTTGACAGGGAGCAACAAAAAGTACGCTACCTGGTACTCAACCTTAAAGGAAATGTATGGCATATTGAAGAACGCGAGGTTTTAATTCCTGTCGGTGTAGCAGAACTGAATAAAGATACTGAACAGGCAACACTGCCAAATATTACGGCACAACAGATTAGTGTACTGCCAGATTATAAAAAGGGAAATAGCATCGTATCGACTGATTCTGAAGTATACGGACATAAAGATTTTGACGAGGCGAGTGAAGACGCTAAAAAATCTCATGGAAGTTACACTGATCACATCCCCTATCAGATAATCACAAAGGTCTATCAGGAAGAAAATAAAGCAGAAACTGCTTACAGATTGCTGATCAGCAATGGTTTTACAGAAGGTGATATAAAAATCACCATTTACAACCCATTGAATGGCGTCACCGATCTTCTGGGTAATAAAAATACTGATTATACAGGAGATGGCTCCAGAGATGAATATATCTTAAGCCTCGCTGCAAACACAGCTGCAGAAGCAACACTTGCACATCTGTTATTAAACAACAATGATGCATAA
- the glmS gene encoding glutamine--fructose-6-phosphate transaminase (isomerizing): MCGIVGYIGYREAWPIVLKGLKRLEYRGYDSAGIALINPDGLHLYKKAGKVQELENFAEGKDQSGTIGMGHTRWATHGEPSDRNSHPHTSNDGKLTIIHNGIIENYATLKEELLSRGHIFNSDTDTEVLIHLVEEIYKKENTDLLEAVRLALHQVSGAYAIVIMDNDHPDQLIAARKGSPMVIGVGTGEYFIASDATPIIEYTKNVIYLNDNEIAFLKRDELLIKRLDNIIQTPYIQELELKLEMLEKGGYEHFMLKEIFEQSRSIRDCMRGRIYPNEGRVQLGGIKEYADKLKNIDRIIIVACGTSWHAGLVGEYLIEEYARIPVEVEYASEFRYRNPIITEKDVVIAISQSGETADTMAAIEMAKEKGATIFGVCNVVGASIPRLTHAGVYTHAGPEIGVASTKAFTAQVTVLTLMAFYMAQQKGTLTQAKLVELLTELDCIPEKITKALASNELIKEIAHKFKDSRNCLFLGRGSGFPVALEGALKLKEISYIHAEGYPAAEMKHGPIALIDEEMPVVVIATKNSSYEKVISNIQEVKARKGIVLAIVTEGDTEVRKMADYCIEIPDSSEAFLPLLATIPLQLLSYHIALLRGCNVDQPRNLAKSVTVE, from the coding sequence ATGTGTGGAATAGTAGGATATATAGGTTATAGAGAAGCGTGGCCAATTGTGCTGAAGGGCTTAAAAAGATTAGAATACCGTGGGTATGACAGTGCAGGAATTGCATTGATTAATCCTGATGGATTGCATTTATACAAAAAAGCAGGAAAGGTTCAGGAGCTTGAAAATTTTGCTGAAGGAAAAGATCAGTCAGGGACTATAGGTATGGGACATACCCGTTGGGCAACCCATGGTGAACCATCTGATCGGAATTCACATCCTCATACTTCCAATGATGGTAAATTAACCATTATTCATAATGGAATTATAGAGAATTATGCTACACTGAAAGAAGAACTGCTTTCAAGAGGCCATATCTTCAACAGTGATACCGATACAGAAGTACTGATTCATCTGGTTGAAGAAATCTATAAAAAAGAGAATACAGACTTATTGGAAGCTGTGCGTCTGGCATTACATCAGGTTAGTGGTGCTTATGCTATTGTAATTATGGACAATGATCATCCTGATCAGCTTATAGCAGCCAGAAAAGGTAGTCCTATGGTGATTGGTGTTGGTACAGGAGAATATTTTATTGCTTCGGATGCTACACCAATTATTGAGTATACAAAAAATGTAATCTATCTGAATGATAATGAAATTGCTTTTCTGAAACGTGATGAGTTACTGATTAAGCGACTGGATAATATCATACAGACCCCTTATATCCAGGAACTGGAACTTAAGCTTGAGATGCTTGAAAAAGGTGGTTATGAGCACTTCATGTTAAAGGAGATTTTTGAGCAGTCCAGATCTATCAGAGATTGTATGAGAGGTCGTATATATCCTAACGAAGGAAGAGTACAGCTGGGTGGAATCAAAGAATATGCTGATAAGCTTAAAAATATAGACCGGATAATTATTGTTGCCTGCGGAACCTCATGGCATGCGGGATTGGTTGGAGAGTATTTAATAGAGGAGTATGCAAGGATACCGGTTGAAGTTGAGTATGCTTCAGAGTTCCGTTACAGAAATCCGATTATTACCGAAAAGGATGTGGTTATTGCAATTTCTCAATCCGGAGAAACAGCAGATACTATGGCCGCGATAGAAATGGCCAAAGAAAAAGGGGCAACTATTTTTGGAGTTTGTAATGTTGTCGGAGCTTCTATTCCACGACTTACTCATGCAGGTGTTTATACCCATGCCGGTCCTGAAATTGGAGTTGCTTCTACAAAGGCATTCACCGCTCAGGTAACTGTACTTACACTGATGGCTTTTTATATGGCACAGCAGAAAGGTACTTTGACACAAGCCAAATTGGTAGAGTTGTTAACTGAACTGGATTGTATTCCTGAGAAAATCACCAAAGCCTTAGCATCTAATGAGCTGATCAAAGAGATTGCCCATAAATTTAAAGATTCCAGAAACTGTCTGTTCCTGGGTAGAGGAAGTGGTTTTCCTGTAGCTCTTGAAGGTGCATTGAAATTAAAAGAGATATCTTATATCCATGCTGAAGGATATCCGGCAGCTGAAATGAAACATGGCCCGATTGCACTGATTGACGAAGAAATGCCGGTAGTGGTGATCGCTACTAAAAACTCTTCTTACGAGAAGGTAATCAGTAATATTCAGGAAGTAAAAGCAAGAAAAGGAATTGTTCTGGCTATTGTAACTGAAGGTGATACTGAAGTTCGTAAAATGGCAGACTATTGTATAGAGATTCCTGATTCAAGTGAGGCTTTCTTACCATTACTGGCTACTATACCATTACAGTTGCTTTCTTATCATATTGCTTTGTTAAGAGGATGTAATGTGGATCAGCCAAGAAATCTGGCAAAATCCGTAACTGTAGAATAA